From one Bacteroidota bacterium genomic stretch:
- the dinD gene encoding DNA damage-inducible protein D, translating into MKSEEIKNLFTQFELAAAEIEGLECWSARELQTLLGYNKWENFEKVIEKAKAACTNAGEEISNHFPDVRKVIEAGKGALHEIDDILLTRYACYLVAQNGDSRKEEISFAQNYFAVQTRRAELVEQRLLENERVIAREKLSQTEKQLSGILYERGVDSQGFAIIRSKGDQALFRLNTQMLKKKMRIPENRPVADFLPTISIKAKDLAAEMTGLNVQSKDLTGQSKIEKEHIDNNSAVRDMLNKRGIIPENLPTAEDVKKLQRKLEGDEKKILKDAKEKKKGK; encoded by the coding sequence ATGAAGTCTGAAGAAATAAAAAACTTGTTTACTCAATTTGAATTGGCAGCAGCCGAAATTGAAGGATTAGAATGTTGGAGTGCACGAGAATTGCAAACCCTTTTGGGTTACAACAAGTGGGAGAATTTTGAAAAGGTCATTGAAAAAGCAAAAGCTGCCTGTACCAATGCGGGCGAAGAAATTTCGAATCACTTTCCTGACGTCAGGAAGGTGATAGAAGCAGGCAAAGGAGCACTACACGAAATTGACGACATTCTGCTAACTCGTTATGCTTGTTATTTGGTGGCTCAAAACGGAGACAGCAGAAAAGAAGAAATCTCTTTTGCCCAAAACTATTTTGCAGTACAAACCCGGAGAGCAGAATTGGTCGAGCAAAGACTCTTAGAAAATGAACGGGTAATTGCAAGAGAAAAACTAAGTCAAACCGAAAAACAACTTTCGGGTATTTTGTACGAAAGAGGTGTTGACAGTCAGGGATTCGCTATCATCCGTTCTAAAGGCGACCAAGCTCTTTTTAGACTCAATACACAAATGCTTAAAAAGAAAATGCGCATACCTGAAAATCGACCTGTTGCCGATTTTTTGCCCACCATCAGCATTAAAGCAAAAGACCTGGCGGCAGAAATGACGGGTTTAAATGTGCAAAGCAAAGATTTAACAGGGCAAAGCAAAATTGAGAAAGAGCACATAGATAATAATTCAGCAGTAAGAGATATGCTAAATAAAAGGGGTATTATACCCGAAAATCTACCAACAGCAGAAGATGTAAAGAAACTGCAACGCAAATTGGAAGGTGACGAGAAGAAAATTTTAAAAGATGCCAAAGAAAAGAAAAAAGGAAAATAA
- a CDS encoding TolC family protein, with the protein MRKFLIYFIISICSQALYAQDDSATLNVEQVLQIVRQYHPTVKQANLQIKKSDAEITIARGAFNPIIGAIVSNKKLENVTYYDYTNPSLTLPTWFGIEVFAGIENLTGNRIDPSETTGESSYIGLSVPLLKNLIIDKRRAYLKQAKLYKDMAVVEQQAIVNNILMEAASKYWEWVNAYQSYKIVENNYEISKQRFEMVKKTFQNGERPAIDTIEAMTQYQTFEFQKNESWLRFLQQGLELSVYLWQANDIPYQLPERIIPQQGWDNESNIQNFNPDLDQLLATAREFHPELQLYDQKLAILDTDKKLKFQELLPRLDFKYNRLSKDYYAYNSEGLWFQNNYQYGFKLEIPALFSLGRGEYKKAKLNIEATQIAQSQKSLTIDLKVKNYFNEFTTLKEQVKLQRSMLSNYEKLLKAEETLFQNGESSLFLINARETKVLESQRKMIELKTYYYKTIYLLQWSAGMLK; encoded by the coding sequence ATGAGGAAATTTTTAATTTATTTTATCATTTCTATTTGTTCGCAAGCACTCTACGCACAAGATGATAGTGCCACACTTAACGTCGAGCAAGTTTTACAAATTGTAAGGCAATATCATCCCACAGTAAAACAGGCCAACCTTCAAATCAAAAAATCCGATGCTGAAATTACCATTGCAAGAGGAGCTTTTAATCCTATCATCGGAGCTATTGTTTCGAATAAAAAATTAGAAAATGTAACCTATTACGACTATACAAATCCAAGCCTTACCCTACCGACATGGTTTGGCATTGAAGTTTTCGCCGGTATCGAAAACCTTACCGGGAACAGGATTGACCCATCTGAAACGACAGGTGAATCGAGTTATATAGGATTAAGTGTTCCCTTACTGAAGAATCTGATAATAGATAAACGCAGAGCATATCTTAAACAAGCTAAACTATACAAAGATATGGCTGTGGTAGAACAGCAAGCCATTGTAAACAATATTTTGATGGAAGCTGCTTCCAAATATTGGGAATGGGTGAACGCCTATCAATCATATAAAATAGTTGAGAATAATTATGAAATAAGTAAGCAGCGATTTGAAATGGTAAAAAAAACATTTCAAAATGGAGAACGTCCGGCCATTGATACGATAGAAGCAATGACACAGTATCAAACTTTTGAATTTCAAAAAAACGAAAGTTGGTTACGATTCCTCCAACAGGGATTAGAGTTAAGTGTATACCTATGGCAAGCCAATGATATACCCTATCAGTTACCGGAAAGAATTATTCCTCAACAAGGCTGGGATAACGAAAGTAACATTCAAAATTTTAATCCGGATTTAGATCAACTATTGGCTACAGCACGCGAATTTCATCCGGAATTGCAATTGTATGATCAAAAACTGGCAATCCTGGACACAGATAAAAAATTGAAATTTCAGGAACTTCTCCCTCGACTTGATTTTAAATATAACCGACTGAGCAAAGATTACTATGCCTACAATTCTGAAGGTTTATGGTTTCAAAACAACTATCAATATGGTTTTAAACTTGAAATACCTGCCCTTTTCTCACTAGGAAGAGGAGAATATAAAAAGGCAAAATTGAATATTGAAGCTACACAAATTGCTCAAAGTCAGAAATCTTTAACTATTGATTTAAAAGTTAAAAATTATTTCAACGAATTTACAACTCTAAAAGAACAGGTCAAACTTCAACGTAGCATGCTTTCCAACTATGAAAAGCTACTTAAAGCTGAAGAGACCTTATTTCAAAATGGAGAAAGTTCATTATTCTTAATCAACGCGCGGGAAACTAAGGTACTTGAATCCCAACGCAAAATGATCGAGCTCAAAACATACTACTACAAGACCATCTATTTACTTCAATGGAGTGCGGGTATGCTAAAGTAA
- a CDS encoding HlyD family efflux transporter periplasmic adaptor subunit yields the protein MPLKSFDEIFEIHHQSRIKYYFWFSMTALALILFLPWTQNIKSNGSITTLKQENRPQKINSPIPGKIDKWFIKEGDIIKKGDTILILTEIKEEYLDPNLLSRTQTQVEAKKVSIGFYEGKVKATEMQIGNLIQAKKLKIEQLKNKLIQLNNKLEGEKAELIANENEKQLLENQYERQLKMFDEGLVSQTQLQQRNIQFQNAIAKKLTTENKIAQTKQELINIRLEQNSAEQEYTEKINKAEGEKFQNLSQIASTQGEVAKLENQLSNYTIRNGMYIVTAPQDGQIVQANKSGIGEILKDGETIAMIVPKRVDYAVEMYIQPMDLPLVNIGQSVRFTFDGFPAIIFSGWPRNSYGTFSGKVIFVENNIGENGLYRVLVAEDNSEKKWPDQLRIGNGTHGILLLKDVPVWYELWRNINGFPPDFYVPDVKTKSELK from the coding sequence ATACCTTTGAAGTCATTCGATGAAATTTTTGAAATTCATCACCAAAGTAGAATAAAATACTACTTCTGGTTTAGTATGACCGCACTTGCGCTTATTTTGTTTCTACCATGGACACAAAACATAAAATCCAATGGAAGCATAACGACTTTAAAGCAGGAAAACCGACCTCAAAAGATCAACTCTCCCATACCGGGTAAAATTGACAAATGGTTCATTAAAGAAGGGGATATAATTAAAAAAGGGGATACCATATTAATTTTAACTGAAATCAAAGAAGAATATCTTGATCCCAATTTATTGAGCCGGACACAAACTCAGGTTGAGGCCAAAAAAGTCAGTATTGGATTTTATGAAGGTAAGGTAAAGGCCACCGAAATGCAAATTGGAAATTTAATCCAGGCAAAAAAACTAAAAATAGAACAGTTAAAAAACAAATTAATTCAACTAAATAATAAACTCGAGGGTGAAAAAGCGGAATTAATAGCTAACGAAAACGAAAAACAACTTCTCGAAAACCAATACGAACGACAGTTAAAAATGTTTGATGAAGGACTGGTTTCCCAAACGCAATTGCAACAAAGAAACATTCAATTTCAAAATGCCATTGCTAAAAAATTAACTACTGAAAATAAAATAGCTCAAACAAAGCAAGAACTTATAAATATTCGATTAGAACAAAATAGCGCAGAACAAGAATATACAGAAAAAATAAACAAAGCCGAAGGTGAAAAATTTCAGAATTTAAGTCAAATTGCCTCAACTCAAGGCGAAGTTGCCAAGTTGGAAAATCAATTGAGTAATTATACGATTCGAAATGGTATGTATATCGTTACCGCTCCTCAGGATGGTCAGATTGTTCAAGCCAATAAGTCCGGAATCGGGGAAATACTTAAAGATGGTGAAACCATTGCGATGATTGTACCAAAAAGAGTAGACTATGCAGTAGAAATGTATATACAACCTATGGATCTCCCGCTCGTCAATATCGGGCAATCGGTGCGATTTACTTTTGATGGATTCCCTGCCATTATATTCAGTGGTTGGCCGAGAAATAGTTATGGTACCTTTTCCGGTAAAGTGATCTTCGTAGAAAATAATATTGGAGAAAATGGGCTGTACAGGGTTTTGGTCGCAGAAGACAATTCAGAAAAAAAATGGCCCGATCAGTTAAGAATCGGCAACGGTACTCATGGGATTTTACTTTTGAAAGATGTCCCTGTTTGGTATGAGTTGTGGCGAAACATTAATGGATTTCCTCCTGATTTTTATGTACCAGACGTCAAAACAAAAAGTGAATTAAAATGA
- a CDS encoding SulP family inorganic anion transporter: MKRRIKYYRLIWLKHDLPAGLSVFLVALPLCLGIALASGAPLYAGLLSGIIGGLLVSLISGSALGVSGPAAGLTTLVAAAIISLGDYSIFLLSVMIAGLFQLLIGLFRWGAIADYFPSSVIKGMLAAIGIILISKQIPLALGYDQPDFWTSGFPQLLSADHFLGNLEKFNQHITRGAVLITLISLFIVYILKRPFAKLLSVLPVPLYIVVAGALVNYLISGSGNVFSLKETQLVNIPPNIFPDIIFPDFTKLFSTPDVWKYGLVIGLLATLETLLCVEAVDKLDQRNRITPVNRELIAQGIGNMTCGLLGALPITAVVVRGAANADAGGRTKLSAFTHGLFLLLAVLAFPFLLNKIPYASLAVILIVTGYNLAKPKLFLNVWSLGPKQFIPFLITIIVILATDLLIGVSIGLLISVYFIIQNNFKAEYKISKTMQHETPVYNIRLNSNVTFLNKVKLRKALDQIPEYSVLTIDGSDSNFIDYDILEIISAFSSKAHDRHIELHLIGIEKVSVTAIH, from the coding sequence ATGAAGCGAAGGATTAAGTATTATCGTTTAATATGGTTAAAGCATGATTTGCCTGCAGGACTTTCTGTTTTCCTGGTTGCCTTACCCCTTTGTCTCGGAATTGCACTTGCTTCAGGTGCTCCGCTCTATGCCGGTTTATTGTCGGGAATAATTGGTGGTCTTCTTGTTTCCCTCATTAGTGGCTCTGCATTGGGTGTATCGGGACCGGCTGCAGGATTAACTACCCTTGTTGCTGCTGCGATTATTTCATTGGGCGATTATAGTATCTTCTTGTTGTCGGTTATGATTGCAGGGTTATTTCAATTGTTGATCGGATTATTCAGATGGGGTGCCATTGCAGATTATTTTCCTTCTTCAGTGATCAAGGGCATGTTAGCGGCTATTGGAATTATATTAATCTCAAAACAGATCCCATTGGCTTTAGGCTATGATCAGCCGGACTTCTGGACCAGTGGCTTTCCTCAACTGCTCAGTGCAGATCATTTTCTTGGTAATCTGGAAAAATTCAATCAGCATATCACCCGAGGTGCAGTACTGATTACTTTGATTTCACTGTTTATCGTTTATATTTTGAAAAGGCCCTTTGCAAAGTTGCTTTCTGTTTTACCTGTTCCTTTGTATATTGTTGTTGCCGGTGCATTGGTGAACTATTTGATATCCGGTTCCGGGAATGTCTTTTCGCTCAAAGAAACGCAGTTGGTAAATATTCCTCCTAACATCTTTCCGGATATTATTTTCCCCGATTTTACTAAATTATTTTCTACCCCTGATGTATGGAAGTACGGATTAGTTATTGGTTTACTTGCAACGCTTGAAACATTGTTGTGCGTGGAAGCTGTAGATAAATTGGATCAGCGGAATCGCATCACACCGGTTAACCGAGAGCTGATTGCGCAGGGGATTGGAAATATGACTTGTGGTTTGCTGGGTGCCCTCCCCATTACCGCCGTAGTCGTTCGCGGCGCGGCCAATGCAGATGCAGGTGGCAGGACAAAATTATCAGCCTTTACACATGGTCTGTTTTTATTATTGGCAGTGCTTGCTTTTCCCTTCCTGCTAAATAAAATACCCTATGCTTCATTAGCGGTCATTCTGATAGTCACGGGATATAATCTCGCTAAACCGAAATTATTTCTCAATGTCTGGAGTTTGGGTCCAAAGCAATTTATCCCATTTTTGATAACCATAATTGTAATTCTAGCTACCGATTTGTTAATTGGCGTGAGTATAGGCTTATTAATATCTGTTTACTTTATTATTCAGAATAATTTTAAGGCAGAATACAAGATTTCCAAAACGATGCAACATGAAACGCCGGTATACAACATTCGTTTGAATAGTAATGTTACTTTTCTGAATAAGGTTAAACTTAGAAAAGCGCTGGATCAGATCCCGGAGTATAGCGTATTAACCATTGATGGCAGCGATTCGAATTTTATTGATTATGATATTTTGGAGATCATAAGTGCCTTTAGTAGCAAGGCCCATGACAGACATATCGAATTACATCTCATCGGAATTGAAAAGGTGAGCGTAACAGCAATCCACTGA
- a CDS encoding T9SS type A sorting domain-containing protein: MKNYLPILLLLTLIYSASLGQKQYDNWYFGRYRAMKFTNSGVVPITGSPLISAENCSSISDSSGNLLFFTNGEFIWDRNHNLMPNGLGLLGWGDVQQGVLIVPLPYNNNVYYVFTIGNPTGPYTKELRYSVVDMTLNNLLGDVSQKNILLDVDVTEKLTATLHANGQDFWIVEHPFTSNKFKSFLLNSNGLDTIPVTSLAGLNPSTISFTGGIKISNNGCWLISTIRSPISGKLELFHFDNNTGIVSGNAFLNFSNPYGLEFSPNSNRFYVSRNATSPIFQFDLTAGNDSLILQSGIPISDTIQGVTLSMQLAPDNKIYFVTASDSTIGAIRQPDLLGFNCDVNEYEIYFTDTISSNSSSLPNLFNLLYTGTLTCSPQTNIDFVEPENLSISFPNPFTNQLTFQMFKNEPTTVSLYNSLSQLIFQIPFTKSVAINTEHLAKGIYFYNLRSNNATLKTGKVVKQ; this comes from the coding sequence ATGAAAAACTATCTGCCAATTTTACTATTACTCACTTTAATTTATTCTGCTTCATTAGGTCAAAAGCAATATGACAATTGGTATTTTGGCCGTTATAGAGCAATGAAATTTACAAATAGCGGAGTAGTCCCAATTACAGGATCTCCGTTAATTTCGGCAGAAAACTGTTCTTCAATAAGCGACAGTTCTGGAAACCTTCTATTTTTTACCAACGGGGAATTTATCTGGGACAGAAACCACAATCTTATGCCAAATGGACTTGGACTATTAGGATGGGGTGATGTGCAACAAGGAGTGTTAATTGTTCCTTTGCCTTACAACAATAATGTCTATTATGTTTTTACTATTGGCAATCCAACCGGGCCATATACAAAGGAATTGAGGTATTCAGTGGTGGACATGACTTTAAATAATTTGTTAGGGGATGTATCTCAAAAGAACATTTTGCTTGATGTAGATGTGACTGAAAAGCTGACAGCAACCCTTCATGCAAACGGCCAAGATTTTTGGATTGTTGAACACCCGTTCACCTCAAATAAGTTCAAATCTTTTCTATTAAACTCCAATGGTTTGGATACAATACCAGTTACTTCACTAGCTGGTTTAAATCCATCAACTATAAGTTTTACAGGAGGTATAAAGATATCTAACAACGGATGCTGGCTCATATCTACGATTAGGTCACCAATCAGCGGTAAATTGGAGTTATTCCATTTTGATAATAATACTGGAATTGTTTCGGGAAACGCCTTTCTAAATTTTTCTAACCCTTACGGACTTGAATTTTCTCCAAACAGTAACAGATTTTATGTAAGTAGGAATGCAACATCGCCAATTTTTCAATTTGACTTAACCGCAGGTAATGACTCGTTAATTTTACAGTCGGGAATACCTATATCCGATACTATTCAGGGTGTAACTTTATCTATGCAGCTAGCACCTGACAATAAAATATATTTTGTTACCGCATCAGATTCGACCATAGGTGCAATAAGACAACCAGATTTGTTAGGCTTTAATTGTGATGTAAACGAATATGAAATATATTTTACCGACACCATTTCATCGAACTCATCCAGTTTGCCCAACTTATTCAATCTACTTTATACAGGTACGCTAACTTGTAGCCCGCAGACAAACATAGACTTTGTCGAGCCAGAAAATTTAAGCATTTCATTTCCGAATCCATTTACCAATCAACTTACTTTTCAAATGTTCAAAAATGAACCAACAACAGTTTCTCTATACAACTCTCTTAGTCAACTGATTTTTCAAATCCCATTTACAAAATCAGTGGCAATAAACACCGAACATCTTGCAAAGGGTATTTACTTTTATAATTTGAGGAGCAACAATGCTACATTGAAAACAGGAAAAGTCGTAAAACAATAA
- a CDS encoding DUF2490 domain-containing protein, which translates to MRKTIALTSLLFVFVGPCRAQRNDLGSWNILNLKYTVNETWSVFGEAQIRSLKFYNNFHYYEYKGGVNYKINKSLALTIGAGSYQTYKEGGNFALPKNNDEFRIWPQAVLFQSIGKLKIEQRYRYESRFTSNGYRNRFRYRFGISLPFGEEINNYRPFQMNASNEIFFTNNEPYFERNRLLFSFNYKPSANTTLQIGYLQQFDYKINDETGRDFFLIGYYIDLYNSHQHTSTNMDLKDN; encoded by the coding sequence ATGCGAAAGACAATAGCATTAACAAGTCTCCTTTTCGTTTTTGTCGGCCCATGTAGGGCTCAACGGAATGATTTAGGGAGTTGGAATATCCTGAATTTAAAATACACTGTGAATGAAACATGGAGCGTTTTTGGAGAAGCCCAAATACGTTCCTTAAAATTTTACAACAACTTTCACTACTATGAATACAAAGGCGGAGTAAATTATAAAATAAACAAGAGCCTCGCCCTGACCATTGGCGCCGGTAGTTACCAGACCTATAAAGAAGGCGGGAATTTTGCATTGCCTAAAAACAACGACGAATTCAGAATCTGGCCGCAGGCAGTCCTGTTTCAATCCATAGGAAAATTAAAAATTGAGCAGCGTTATAGATATGAATCGCGATTCACAAGTAACGGGTACCGTAATCGATTCAGATACAGGTTTGGTATATCTTTGCCTTTTGGTGAAGAAATAAATAATTACAGACCTTTTCAAATGAATGCCAGCAATGAAATCTTCTTCACCAACAATGAACCCTACTTTGAAAGAAACAGGCTTTTATTCAGCTTTAACTATAAACCTTCTGCAAACACAACTCTTCAAATCGGATATCTTCAGCAATTTGATTACAAAATAAACGATGAAACAGGAAGGGACTTTTTCCTTATAGGGTATTACATTGATTTGTATAATTCACACCAACACACATCAACAAATATGGATTTAAAAGATAATTAA
- a CDS encoding CotH kinase family protein, which translates to MKNRKNRFLQLPSMKCDFRPLRLLIVLSVFLQGISFIRPVSAQNFYALDTIQKIEISFAQSNWDYILDTAKQGSDSYTLSQWVKINGVVFDSAGVKFKGNSSYNPANAKNPFHIELDHFKEQDYLGFKDIKLSNGYNEPSFLREILLYTMFSQYAPASRANFAQVYVNGQYIGLYTNVESVTKTFLEDRFSTKNNTFVFADNGGCDLRYKGNDTTLYYQPYTLKPHYGWTDLMHLCDSLNNNINGIEQVLDVDRTLWYLAFTNALVILDSYLGNAKHNYYLYKYQSERFTPIIWDLNGGLGVFARANNGPSLTIPQLQNLSPLLHATDSMWPLVKNLLSVPMYKRMYIAHMKTIMSENISNGNYITFAQQIQSIADTAVFSDPNKFGTYTQFIDNLNQNVVLGPKTVPGITVLMSARNAYLNATPEFTQIPPSITNVQSSDTFPPLLSSVFITASISNASNVYLGFRSSALERFSRVAMLDDGLHGDGPAGDGIYGAALAVSSAEMQYYLYAENSNAGIFSPQRAEHEYYRLFADYTSVLPGDLVINELMALNSSIVQNYAGDYADWIELYNASVDTISLNDLYLSDDSLNLLKWKFPDGWRITPDGYQIVWADEGAAFNELHCSFKLSGGGEAVYLSYPNGEMIDSIVFGQQVTNIAFARSPNGTGGFTFLSPTFNANNNFAGIDVLTENEPVMLYPNPASDFLFAGMNMDHFSNVQMQNTMGEVVRCDMSMNSDGLLINVSLLDNGMYFLVVQFEEERITKKFVVSR; encoded by the coding sequence ATGAAAAACAGGAAGAATCGTTTCCTTCAGCTGCCATCTATGAAATGCGATTTTCGTCCTCTCCGGCTTCTGATCGTTTTGTCTGTTTTCCTACAGGGGATCAGCTTTATCAGACCCGTCTCCGCGCAGAACTTTTATGCACTGGACACCATTCAGAAAATTGAAATTTCTTTTGCTCAGTCCAATTGGGATTATATTCTGGATACTGCCAAGCAGGGAAGTGATAGTTATACACTTTCGCAATGGGTAAAGATCAATGGGGTTGTTTTTGATAGTGCGGGTGTGAAGTTCAAAGGGAATAGTTCGTATAATCCCGCCAATGCAAAAAATCCTTTTCATATAGAGTTGGATCATTTTAAAGAGCAGGATTACCTCGGGTTTAAAGACATTAAACTCAGTAACGGATACAATGAACCTTCATTTTTGCGTGAGATTTTATTGTACACCATGTTCAGTCAATATGCTCCGGCTTCCCGTGCAAATTTCGCGCAGGTCTACGTGAACGGGCAATATATAGGTTTATACACCAATGTGGAATCCGTGACCAAGACATTTTTGGAAGATCGTTTTTCAACAAAGAACAACACGTTTGTCTTTGCAGATAATGGTGGTTGCGATCTACGGTATAAAGGAAATGATACTACCTTGTATTATCAGCCGTATACATTGAAACCTCATTACGGTTGGACCGACCTGATGCATCTTTGTGATTCGTTGAACAATAATATTAACGGTATTGAGCAAGTGCTGGATGTGGATCGTACGCTTTGGTATCTGGCCTTTACAAATGCCCTGGTTATTTTAGACAGTTATTTGGGTAATGCAAAACACAATTACTATCTGTACAAATATCAAAGCGAGCGCTTCACCCCGATTATTTGGGATTTGAATGGGGGCCTTGGTGTTTTTGCCAGAGCGAATAACGGACCATCCTTGACCATTCCACAATTGCAAAATTTAAGTCCGCTGCTACATGCTACTGATTCGATGTGGCCCCTGGTAAAGAACCTGCTTTCTGTTCCTATGTATAAACGTATGTACATCGCACATATGAAGACCATCATGAGTGAGAATATTTCGAATGGCAACTATATCACTTTCGCGCAGCAAATTCAATCTATAGCAGATACTGCTGTGTTTTCTGATCCGAATAAATTCGGGACTTATACTCAGTTTATTGATAACCTGAATCAGAATGTTGTGCTTGGACCTAAAACTGTACCGGGAATTACAGTGTTAATGTCTGCGAGAAATGCCTATCTGAATGCTACGCCGGAGTTCACCCAGATTCCTCCATCCATTACCAATGTGCAATCCTCTGATACTTTCCCTCCTTTGCTATCAAGTGTCTTTATCACTGCTTCCATCTCCAATGCAAGTAATGTGTATTTAGGATTTCGCTCCTCTGCCTTGGAAAGGTTTAGTAGAGTGGCTATGCTGGATGATGGCTTACACGGTGACGGACCAGCCGGGGATGGGATATATGGAGCAGCCCTCGCAGTAAGTTCAGCAGAGATGCAATACTATCTTTATGCAGAGAATAGCAATGCAGGAATTTTTTCACCGCAGCGGGCCGAGCATGAGTATTACAGGTTATTCGCTGATTATACAAGTGTCCTTCCCGGCGATTTGGTGATCAATGAACTGATGGCTTTGAATAGCTCCATTGTTCAAAATTATGCAGGAGATTATGCAGATTGGATCGAGCTTTACAATGCCTCAGTTGATACAATTTCATTGAACGATCTGTATCTTTCAGATGATTCCCTGAATTTACTCAAATGGAAATTTCCTGATGGATGGCGTATCACGCCGGATGGCTATCAAATCGTGTGGGCGGACGAAGGGGCAGCCTTTAATGAATTGCATTGTTCATTTAAACTTTCCGGTGGGGGAGAGGCGGTGTACCTTTCCTATCCCAATGGGGAAATGATCGATAGTATAGTATTCGGTCAGCAAGTTACCAATATAGCATTCGCTCGTTCTCCAAATGGTACGGGTGGTTTTACTTTTTTGTCACCCACCTTTAATGCAAATAATAATTTTGCGGGAATAGATGTTTTGACGGAAAATGAACCTGTAATGTTGTATCCCAATCCTGCAAGCGATTTTTTATTTGCGGGAATGAATATGGATCATTTTTCCAATGTACAGATGCAAAATACAATGGGCGAAGTTGTGAGGTGCGATATGTCAATGAATAGCGACGGACTTTTGATAAATGTTTCACTTCTCGATAACGGCATGTATTTTTTAGTTGTGCAGTTCGAAGAAGAGAGGATCACGAAGAAATTTGTGGTCTCGCGATAG